The stretch of DNA CTTCCATTTTTTAACATTAGcaacaatattaataattctaaagcattaaaataccctagttcatgttaattttaaattttactaataaattgttaaaatcaAATGCTGAATCTGTTATAATTTAATGGAcctgaactaacatgaactaacgatgaacagttatatttttaacaaagatgaataaaaagacatttaaactaACCATgaaaacagaatccagaaaaattctaACAGATAAAATGGAAcccagaaaaatttaaaattggaaaatatataatgcttaaaaatgtaaatgtaattttaataataaaaaaaaataaaaaaataaattaaactaaaattggGGGGAAATATAATGGATTTCATGGGatcctgaaattataaaaaaaaaaaatgtatgtgtaaaagttgaaatgttctttgtttcataattataaattatataaattatatttgccattttattgCTTAAAACAACATAATAGGACCCTAAAAATTAACACAGATATAATGAAACCCAGAAAAATTTGGATGGGAAACATATTTAATGCTTAAATTTCAAacgtaattttaataaaaaaaaacgtaaacagtaaatgggaaaaaataaaatggtttcatGGGATCCTGAATTTCCCCTTTAagacagaatccagaaaaattcaaACGGGGAAAAAATGTGACGTggaaaagtaaaaatgcaaaaaacggaattagaaaaaaaatgttgttctttGTTTGCTAATTTTAGTCAATGCATTAATCACTGTATGTTTATAGTTAAATGTTGCCTACATTCTATCTGCATTTTTAGTGCTTAAAACTAAATGACAGGACGCTTCCACACGTGTTCCTGTTTCAGAAGTGCACTGGTTCTCTCTCACCTTGATCCCGGCGCTGATCAGGAAGTCCACCAGCACAGACTTGAGTTTGGTCTGTCCAGATTTGAAGTCGTCTCCTCCGATGAAGACGCCGCGCTGGACGGCCAGATCCACGGCTCCGGGGACAAACGTGTTCTGTGGCGAGCCGTTAATGTAGGCACAGCCCTCCAGAAGACTGGCCACCGCAAACATGGTGGAGGGAGACACTTCCCCTCCCGTCTGAGACACACACCCCACCGAAACCATCAATACCAGCGATCCTGACCGGGTCTGATCCATGCATTACCACTACCACTACGCTCACCTGGATGCTGTGGAGCAGGTTCTCCGCCGTGTCGTTGACTCCAGGAATCACGTCACAGAATCGCTCGGTGTTCGCCGTCCACAGAACGATGACTTTATCCACGCCGCTCTTCTCTCGGAAATCACAGATATCTCTGCGGATCTGAGCCACCTAAAACAAGACAAGAAGATTAAAAACATCctgatttatatattatatatacttcaCATCTGTGTCCCtgcagtcatcagtagcacagggATACAATACAttgtcaaaattatacatttctcttttatgccaaaaatcattaggatattaagatcacCATACCCAGTacattcatttggacatctgttttaatagagagtttaatcctttgccttcactgccgcttttcagagcgcccttcacaatgcacacttcctaattcttcctagttcggagtatggagcgtgaatcatttgaaccagtttgggagttcggagcagcttcgcggattatttgaatcagttcgagaaatcgtttgcgaatcatttgagtcagtttggggatcacaaatcatttgaatcaattcgggagttcggagcggcttcgtggatcatttgaatcaattcgagaatttggagcgggttcgcgaatcattgagtcagtttggggatcacaaatcatttaaatcaattcgggagttcggagcggcttcgtggatcatttgaatcaatttggagagttcgtatagggttcgcgaatcatttgagtcagttcgggagttcaaagcgggttcgcgaatcatttgaatcaattcgagagttcggagcgggttctcgaatcatttgactcagtttgggagttcggagcgggttctcgaatcatttgagtcagtttgggaattcagagcgggttcgcgaatcatttgaatcaattcgaagcgggttctcgaatcatttgactcagtttgggagttcagagcgggttcgcgaatcatgagtcagtttggggatcgcaaatcatttaaatcaattcgggagttcttatagggttcgcaaatcatttaaataagttcgggagttcaaagtgggttcgcgaatcatttgagtcagtttggggatcgcgaatcatttgaatcagttcgggagttcggagcaggttcgtgaatcatttgagtcagtttggaagtttgaatgcagtaatgcagtaactctttctaagggtattttttcaaaatccttttgcacattttatttatgttcagttgttCTTTCTatctcaagcaaatccacaaactaataaaaggtttaattattaaggttgcctgttgactgctgtatataaaagcccttcaatatagttgttgttacctcaggggatgaggcgaatcataaaaaaaaaaaacagaaaatatttttttttggctataatagagtaccggcacctcttttgggccacttaaagcactgaccataccgtaaatatatcaaaacttaatttttgattagtaatttgcacaactatatgtatgtaaaataatACCTATTAAAAAAATTCAGCAACTTATCAATGCAAGGAGATGCTTAAGCTTCACAATCTGATGTTCATCAATCAAAAGGTCAAAGTAAATAGTTTATGAGTGCAGAACcttttaatgttaatttgatgATAATTTGTCTTAACATATGTAATAGAGATAGAAGGTtccattaacatgaacaaacaatgaaaaataattaaattaaatatattttagtaatttagttaaaCTGTCCATGCAAAGTACTTTCAAATGTTGTGTGCATGTATGCAAGTATCCAAAAAGGAAGAAAATGCAATGCAACTTCATGATTCaggctgaaaaaaattaaaattttaatgaaaacaaataaattggCATTGCATTGTAAATCTTAATACACAGTGCTCACCTGCTCTGCTTTGCTTCCTCTGATGAGGTTGTCCGCCCGTTGCTCCTGGTTAGCTGCAATGAATTCTGGGATGTAGACGGAGGGTCTGGGTTTGAGCTGGCtcatgtgtgggcggagcttctCCTGCAGACTCCAGTCCAGAACCTGAGCGCGCTCCATGGCTCTGCCGAGGTCCAGAGACGAGATATCCCAGCCTGCGCAGACATCACAGCTTCAGTCATTACTGCACAGCCACTAACAGAGCGTCAGATCCATGAGAGATGATGCTTTTACCATCAAACACGATGTCATTGGGATGCACCATCGGCAGCAGATCTCTGAAGGGAACGTAGACCTCTCCATCCGGACCGGACCCCAGACACACCGTAGACGACTGGAGCAAAGAGCCGTAGTAATTGGCTGTCTGAAAGAAGATGATGCAAACATTCTCAGAacgttctggcaaggttctctgGACATTAATAGTAACATTCATTCAATGTTTTCTGGTCTTTGtccatttttttcaaatgttaaaactaTACATTGTTatgttgttttttaaacattttagatggatgtttcatgtttttttttttttaatgttactatGTTTCAGAACGTTCAAAAGTAACACTCCCATGATGTTTGCAAAGTGATACAATGGAATGTTTTATTGATGTGTGTATGTTAAACAAGGATATAAGACAGTTTTAAGACCAAAAACAaacgtttttaaataaaaaaaacattcaaaaatatctTTTGGTAACATTAGCAAAACGTTCTGGGAAAAAAATTCTTTTGCTGGGTTATTTCAATGGGCCTCACTTATAATGCACAGGTCTAAAAGAATGGATGGGCTGAaatcatatatattaaaatgataaaaatcatgtttttcactGGTTaggcaaaatggaaaaatatgctaaataaaaaactaaataaataaataaatgcagagctATTTTTATATACTCATGCATaatcatgcaaaataaattagcttttttgtgcatttacaaatattaaacaaTACATCTACATTTATACAATAGAAAATTAAtactacataataatatatattttttttataaaaacataacaattaaTATGCATAATCGTATTTCttagattattttatatgcatttagtgttttattattaatatgtattattgaTAGTAGCTATTTAGAAATTTTCCTGCTTAATTCTAagactgtattatttttttgtactgtatttaGTCGCTACTTTACGTCTAATTTAATTAGTCtgatgtttttatgcatttaaaatatgtgtattatacagtaggtttattttattgcattacatTACAATAAATGTTGACGTTTGATTTTAAGGACATTTACACTGTATTTTGTGTTCCTGTgtctcagtggtagaacattgcattagcagcgcaaaaggttgtgggttcaattcccagggaacacacagaCAGATAAAAATAATGCATAGCCTGAAAGCCACATTAGAAAGtgtctgctgaatgcataaatgtgAATTTGGGTCACTATGCAATGAGcttacaaaacattttcaaaagctGTACCTTCAGACCGGTCTTGGTTCTCCAGGTCAGACCCAGTTTATTGGCCAGAACCGCAGCTGTGACCGTGGTCCCGTTATTCCCACCCCATCCCACCAGCATCACACCCAGCCTGGGCACCTTCCTCTCGGTGCGGAAGGTGAACTCTGTGCTGGACGGCGTCACCTTATTAACATAAAACATGCTAAACACTTGTTTACCAGTACAGTTGCATCATACTCAACTACACAGAGGAAGAAAACGCAATGCAACTTTCTGATTCAGACtctgaaataaaaagttgcatAGTCTTCAGCAATGCACAAAGCAGAAATGCATGAGTGTAAAGGTTGAGAGACTCACAGTGAACGCGTCTCCATCTCTGCGCACAGAGGCAGTGTGGTAACAGTACCGTGACTCGATGTGTTTCTCAGTGTATTTCACATCTGCACTGTTGATGCAAACTTTCTCAGGCATGATGACCAACCTGCAACAACAGGAGAGACGATGCTAACtaattcaagaaacatttgtgaCCCTAAaaccagtcatcagtgtcacaggtATATtggtagcaatagacaacaatacattgcatgAGTCAcaattagacatttttattttatgtcaaaaatcattaggatattaaataaagatcatgttccatgaagatattttgtacatttcctgtcgtaaatatatcaaaacttaatttgtgttcagtaatatgcattgctaacaacttcatttgaacaacttttaagatgattttcttaatatttcgattttttttttgtcctcccaacataccatacatcaatagaaatattatttattcagcttttaggtGCATGCATaaatttcaatttcataaaattgtcccttatgactggttttgtgatccagggtcacatttgtgcaATATGCATTAATGAAATACAGcctattgcatttaaaatattattaaataaaagccTACTATAAGACAATAGGTAgactacaacaaaatataaatgcACCAGACATACCATTAACGATATTCTCCGAGCCGAGGGAAATGATAAGGGTTTCAAGAGTAAGACTTTGAATTAAAAGACTGAGAGTTATCTCAAACGTAAAGCACCTCCTCCCGCGGTTTCGGTTCCGTCTGCCGGTGCGTCGCGCGCGCTCTCGCTTTTATCCGCTGGAGGCGGTGTTTCCGACGCATTCTcgatttttccaaaaaaaaaaaagctgagcgACTCCGTGCGTGCAGTGAACCGATATCAGAGAACAATCTGAACTCTACTGTAGATGCACGGACTGGATGAAACCAATCACATTTCATTTAATGCTGCACAGATGCAACAAGAAATCCAGTTTCTTAATCAGAACGCTTTGTGTAAGTTTAacccctttaaattaaaaaaataaatatttgaattcaatatttttttttactaatgtttaatattttttacattaataattaataatgaaaaagtaAACAATTTATTTAGAACAAACATTAATTTCTCAGCAGAATTTGAAATCCTTGAATTTTGATATTAGGCTATtcttataatattaaacatttaatagtatttaatgcatttatgtattttattttattttatttattgcatagtAGAAAATACAAGCAGATATTAATTATGAGAGGACATATCCTAATATTCTAAGCAAGTCTGAggaaaacattaaaacagtaaaTTCTCAGCAACATTTCTTTGTATAGGGCAgagtttgcaaataaataaatacattcatttccAAACAGCATTTGTAATCCAATGGCAGAATTCCAGTGCATTGTTTCTCATGTCTTTATCACATGATATCTGGCCGTCCAGCCCTAGACAGGAATCGTGTGAAGGATCAGGCATGTAAACACATTTCAACACAGCTACGAGAAATGTTGTGACTTCGAGACAGTGTTAGTGAAGGACGGTCAGACGCTTCTAGAAACTCAAGCAGTGGAAAAATACTGACAGTGTTGAGAAAGTCCCTTCCACTTCCACTCATATGATGAACTGCTTTTGTTTCTGTAATCATATGTTAACAGTACTGTGTTATTAAAGATGCATGCAGAGCGAGAGTTAGAGCTCAAGACATGCACTATATTACCTCACGTACATGCATATACTTTTTGTGCATAAGTTGCGACAAAACGATCCGATtcacaaatgtctttttttttttaatctagttttTAGCAATTATAGACTAGAATCTTTTACTTTGCATCAGCAACTGATTCAGCAAACAAATCCAGACGTTCATTCAATAAACAGTGATAATGTGGAGGTGAAAATGTACCAATTTGCaatgttttgtgatgtttttatcagactctcattctgacggcacccatccactgcagagcatccattgatgagacactgatgcaatgctacatttctacaaacctgatgaagaaacacactcatcttaTGTTTGGATGGTAGAGTAATTctacatttttggctgaactattcccttaaattatttgaaaatgtctATGACCGCTGACCAATAAAGAACGGTATTCTTCAGTGTGAGTGACTGAAGTTCAGTCTGATATGTGtgttcatccacacacacacacacacacacacacacattcatctgtTCGTTGGGTTTCTCTCTTCACTTCAGCAGCGGCTCCAGATCAAGGTGCAGCTCGTTTCGGAGGATCGTCTCAGCCAAATCTGCAGgtacattacattataattaatttaataaactattacatataaaatatctttactttaaaaattaaacagtGCATATTATAGTAAATACATGCAATTATGGACACACAATGTGCTAAAAAGTAGCAACGATTCTCAAGGACAGTAAAGATTTAAACTAATGTGCAACGTGGATGAGAATGTGTACAAACTATATATTTGCATGTTGTGCATGTTCAATCAAACTAACAAAGATACTGAAGATTGGAAGTGATCATAAACTCAAATCTGTCCGTTCCGGAGCGTCAGAAGCCACTTTCAAGCCCTGTCCTGTTTTAAAATAGAGCGCACACCTATAGAGATGAAGGCATTTCAAAGCTGCGGTCGGATGCTTTTGTTGTGCAGCCCTTCAACATTTCAGCCAGAGATCATTTAACCCTTTCAACACACTGCTGCTTTCATACGTGTTTCCATTTGTGTCTGATGAGCAGAAAAATGTTTCATATGCGCTGGGATAATAACAAATATagtcaaattaaacattatttttacaaCGTAAGCAAATTGAAATATATGGAAGGCCATTTCCACCAgataagatttttgtttttgttgttgtagtttttttgccgtagtaaaaaaaaaaaaaacatctaaatgatgATATATTCAAGTATgagataaaaagaaaattattgcaTATTAAGTCATAAATATTACAAGAAATCAAATGTCAACATTAAGTCATAATTTGTCATAATAAAGTCCTAACTGACTTAGTATGACATTTTTAtctcaattatgagataaaaggttGAAATGATTACATATCACATAAGTTTTACTTTCTTATAATTATGAATTTTACTCATAATTATGAATTTATcacaattttgacatttttatcataatgtatttttatttcagtttttttttacaatcgacatcctcataatttcatatttttgtcaattattacttatttttgacaccttttcataattttgacattTCACTCTAATCATTTTCACTTTTATGTGATAAGTATTACAATGTGTCATAAGCTTGACCTTTGATTTTTTActctaatatttactttttactctCATGATCTCAAATCAGAGatgtaaattcagaaaaaaaggtcagaattacGGCAAAATTGCAATTATCTCAATTTCAACTTTATAAATCTCATAATACGGACTTTATACTCACTTCTTATGTCAGTTATACAATTTTTGTcagaattttgactttttaatatacatttttatttatctcaAAGATCTGAGTTCGTCACAATTTAGACATTGTtcctcaaacattttttttaagttttatgtcAATTATGACATTGTTATCTcatttttgacataattttgatattttctcATAATCACGATTTAGCTTTTTACTATAATTTACGATTTACATAATTTTTgtcaattatataaaatgttacattttttgacGTTTTGTCATAATATcgacattttaatataaaaattactgTAATctaataattctgactttatcatTCTCATATTATTCACCTGTCTCAAATATGACATTATGAGATTTTCAGTTTCCCCCTTTGAACTCTATAAATATCATATTttgactttatctcataattaaaacttttttcccccttttttcagttaatgttttttttatgtgttttacatCATAATACATCACCTCTCATAATTGAAATGTTTTATGTCTTAATCTAAGCTGAAGTTGAGCTCGGTCATGACAGAGTCACCTGATTCCCCGCCGGATGGCAGTCCGCTCATCAGCGCCGCTCGGCTGGGAAAACTGCGCTTGGTTCGTCTCCTGGTGGAGGGAGGAGCGCAGGTCAACGAGAGGAACCAGCGAGGAGAGACGCCTCTGCTGGCCGCCTGCCGAGCTCTGCGGGGCGATCAGTCTGGATCCAGCATGCTCAGACTCATCCAGTATCTCCTTCACCACCAGGCCGACCCCAGTGTCCAGGACAAGACGGGCCGCACGGCTCTGATGTACGCCTGTATGGAGCGGGCCGGGCCGGGTGTGGCGTCGGCTCTGACCGCGGCGGGCGCAGATCCCAGCACGGAGGACTACGCCGGAGGCTCGGCGCTCGTTTACGCCATCAACGCCCACGATCAGGACACACTCACAGTGCTGCTGGACGCCTGCAAAGCCCAGGGACGAGACATCATCATTATATCCACCGATCTGAGCTGCGACCCGCATGTCCCTCCGTCGCCCGACAGCTCGCCCGTCTCCTGCATGTCGCCCTCGGACATCGAGCTCAAGACCAGCTCTCCCAACTCTGAAGGCGAGAACATTTTTAACTTTCGAGGAGGCGGTGAGGTTTCTCCCGAACTTTCGAGGAGCGAGACTCGCGGTCGGCAGCGTTTGCGCTCGGAGCCGTGGCTGGGCGTCGAAAACCTGGGCAATCTCAGCCAGCGCTGCGAGAAAAACACAGAAGAGGAGGAGAACCAAGAGCACGGGCTTTATCTTCCCACCGGTGAGTTACTCAAATAGATTTCTTCTTTGGGTCACATCAAGTGTAGCTACTGCAAGTGGTCACTAAATGCATCCTCGGTTTCACAGACTAAACGTCCAAAATGCATATTTGAGTCATCTCAACTAAAAAATATCTTGCTCTGACATTTCTTGAAATATGTCAGTGACATCTGTAGCATTTCCTTCTAaagcatttttataaaagctgcttaaatgtcttaatttgtgttcctgtagctcaagtggtagagcattgtgttatcaagcgcaaggttgtgggttcgagtccccgggaacacatgataggtaaaaattgatagcctgaatgcacagcaagtcgctttggataaaagcatcttcttaatgcatgaattaaaattttaaagtgaaatttaATGTTAATTGAACTACGACCTAATCCTGGTTTAAaataagccctgtctgtgaaaccgggcAAGAATGTTAAAAGTGTGCACTTTTTTTAACCTTGGAGGCTATTGCTCACAAAGTGGCATTCGGTACTGAGTTTGTTCCACGTTAACCCTTCCCGTTTCCTTAAAACAGATTTGAAGTTTAAATCAGAGCAGCTCCAGAGCAGAAGAAACACACTTCCAGATCTTCTTCAGCCGCCGGTCCTTAAACTCACTCCGTCCAGATCCGACACTCACTTGCACCGGGATCCGTGCGCTCCGAGGTTCCCCTCCATCTACAGGAGCAGTTCTCTGCTGCTGGCTCCTCCTGACGCGCTTCACGAGCTCCACACGGCGAACAGAAAGAAGACGAGAGAGCAGATGAGAGATCACGGTGGATTCTTGCCTCCTCTTCCTGGTGTTTCTGTGAGGAACGTGTGCAGAGATCCGACCCCAGCCCCGGCTCCTTTCCGACGGGAAGCTCACGGTACGAGGAAGGAAAGCTCGGAGATGCTCTCCTGTTGTGAAATGTCTTCTAATAAAACCGAGACTATTACATTATACCAGTCAAAGGTTTTCCAACAGTAAGATGTTTGTAtggttttaaagaagtctcttctgttcaccaagcctgcatttatttatttgtacaacaaaacagtaaaattgtaaatatttttgctatttaaaataactattttctgtttaatttaattttaaaacgtaatttttgtCCCCGTTTTCAAAGCtacatttttagcatcattactccagtcacacgatccttcagaaatcattctaatattctgattaagaaacatttattaggggttcaagcacgcagtgctgaaaccctattgtatttgttaggatttttattaggggttcaagcacgtagtgctgaaaccctattgtatctgttaggatttttaggggttcaagcacgcagtgctgaaaccctattgtaattgttaggatttttaggggttcaagcacgcagtgctgaaaccctattgtatctgttaggatttttattattattattattattattctccactcaaactgatcgtgcagcccaaaccgtaaggcctagagagctgaaacttggtcaga from Carassius gibelio isolate Cgi1373 ecotype wild population from Czech Republic chromosome B2, carGib1.2-hapl.c, whole genome shotgun sequence encodes:
- the LOC127950931 gene encoding inositol-3-phosphate synthase 1-A-like; translation: MPEKVCINSADVKYTEKHIESRYCYHTASVRRDGDAFTVTPSSTEFTFRTERKVPRLGVMLVGWGGNNGTTVTAAVLANKLGLTWRTKTGLKTANYYGSLLQSSTVCLGSGPDGEVYVPFRDLLPMVHPNDIVFDGWDISSLDLGRAMERAQVLDWSLQEKLRPHMSQLKPRPSVYIPEFIAANQEQRADNLIRGSKAEQVAQIRRDICDFREKSGVDKVIVLWTANTERFCDVIPGVNDTAENLLHSIQTGGEVSPSTMFAVASLLEGCAYINGSPQNTFVPGAVDLAVQRGVFIGGDDFKSGQTKLKSVLVDFLISAGIKPTSIVSYNHLGNNDGLNLSAPQQFLSKEVSKSNVVDDMVQSHPVLYRAGEKPDHCVVIKYVPYVGDSKRAMDEYTSEILMGGTNTIALHNTCEDSLLASPIILDLVILTELCQRISFRTQDDPVFQGFHSVLSLLSFLCKAPLVPQGAPVVNAFSRQRACIENVMRACLGLPPQNHMQLEHKMTRSFLHSEENPILHPVLMNGKMEHTRGFQSTKYIHTDGHQNLQHTIT
- the LOC127950938 gene encoding ankyrin repeat domain-containing protein 34B isoform X1; amino-acid sequence: MCVHPHTHTHTHTHSSVRWVSLFTSAAAPDQGAARFGGSSQPNLQLKLSSVMTESPDSPPDGSPLISAARLGKLRLVRLLVEGGAQVNERNQRGETPLLAACRALRGDQSGSSMLRLIQYLLHHQADPSVQDKTGRTALMYACMERAGPGVASALTAAGADPSTEDYAGGSALVYAINAHDQDTLTVLLDACKAQGRDIIIISTDLSCDPHVPPSPDSSPVSCMSPSDIELKTSSPNSEGENIFNFRGGGEVSPELSRSETRGRQRLRSEPWLGVENLGNLSQRCEKNTEEEENQEHGLYLPTDLKFKSEQLQSRRNTLPDLLQPPVLKLTPSRSDTHLHRDPCAPRFPSIYRSSSLLLAPPDALHELHTANRKKTREQMRDHGGFLPPLPGVSVRNVCRDPTPAPAPFRREAHGTRKESSEMLSCCEMSSNKTETITLYQSKVFQQ
- the LOC127950938 gene encoding ankyrin repeat domain-containing protein 34B isoform X2; protein product: MTESPDSPPDGSPLISAARLGKLRLVRLLVEGGAQVNERNQRGETPLLAACRALRGDQSGSSMLRLIQYLLHHQADPSVQDKTGRTALMYACMERAGPGVASALTAAGADPSTEDYAGGSALVYAINAHDQDTLTVLLDACKAQGRDIIIISTDLSCDPHVPPSPDSSPVSCMSPSDIELKTSSPNSEGENIFNFRGGGEVSPELSRSETRGRQRLRSEPWLGVENLGNLSQRCEKNTEEEENQEHGLYLPTDLKFKSEQLQSRRNTLPDLLQPPVLKLTPSRSDTHLHRDPCAPRFPSIYRSSSLLLAPPDALHELHTANRKKTREQMRDHGGFLPPLPGVSVRNVCRDPTPAPAPFRREAHGTRKESSEMLSCCEMSSNKTETITLYQSKVFQQ